From the Ctenopharyngodon idella isolate HZGC_01 chromosome 3, HZGC01, whole genome shotgun sequence genome, one window contains:
- the LOC127510223 gene encoding chymotrypsin-like protease CTRL-1: MGRTSNHGLHKPTLFYVLYLLCLNTGSLGQLDVCGRAPLNSRIVGGENATAGAWPWQVSIYVFGSSHNCGGTLITKDWVLSAAHCFENFDVSKVVMYFGRLRQSGSNPNETSRTASQIITHPNYDSKTIDNDIALVQLNSSVPFSDYIKPVCLAAAGSVFDAGTESWVTGWGKLQSGGQAPDILQQLMMPIVSNRNCYKAYLLINGITSNMICAGFLNQGGKSICPGDSGGPVLSRNGSLWIQSGISSFTSQKCDDRKYPSVFARVSRYQDWIESYMGNNTPGFVEFNPTSNFNFGSVPNPLLLSLSLTFSIIPFTFSLCLSS; encoded by the exons ATGGG GCGAACCAGTAACCATGGTCTACACAAACCAACTCTCTTCTATGTCCTCTACTTACTTTGTCTAAACACAGGTTCCCTTGGCCAGTTAGATG TATGTGGTCGAGCCCCCCTCAACAGCAGGATTGTTGGAGGGGAGAATGCAACGGCAGGGGCTTGGCCATGGCAAGTCAGCATTTATGTCTTCGGCTCAAGCCATAACTGTGGCGGGACTCTGATCACTAAAGACTGGGTTTTATCTGCAGCTCACTGCTTCGAGAA TTTTGATGTGTCTAAGGTTGTGATGTACTTCGGGCGTCTGAGACAATCCGGCTCAAACCCTAATGAGACATCCAGGACAGCTAGTCAAATCATCACCCATCCTAACTATGACAGTAAGACTATTGACAATGACATAGCACTGGTCCAGCTCAACTCTTCTGTGCCTTTCTCTGATTACATTAAGCCGGTCTGTCTGGCGGCGGCTGGTAGTGTATTTGATGCAGGTACAGAGAGCTGGGTCACTGGATGGGGCAAGCTACAATCTGGAG GCCAGGCTCCTGATATACTGCAGCAGTTGATGATGCCCATTGTGAGCAACAGGAACTGCTATAAAGCTTATTTGTTGATCAATGGCATCACAAGCAATATGATTTGTGCTGGATTTTTAAATCAGGGAGGGAAAAGTATATGTCCG GGAGACTCTGGAGGTCCAGTGCTCAGTAGGAACGGTTCCCTGTGGATTCAGTCCGGCATTTCGAGTTTTACTTCACAAAAATGTGATGACCGCAAATATCCCAGTGTGTTCGCCAGAGTTTCTCGATACCAGGACTGGATCGAGTCTTACATGGGAAACAACACACCTGGATTTGTTGAATTCAATCCAACATCCAACTTCAACTTTGGAAGCGTACCCAACCCACTCTTATTATCCCTTTCTCTCACGTTCTCCATCATTCCTTTCACCTTCTCGCTCTGTCTCTCTTCCTAA
- the LOC127510055 gene encoding chymotrypsin-like protease CTRL-1, producing the protein MKFNTALSVAGFILIYTARSLSQLDVCGRAPLNSRIVGGTNATAGSWPWQVSIHVFGLRHNCGGTLITKDWVLSAAHCFQNTDVSKVVMYFGRLRQSGSNPKETSRTASRIITHPNYDSSAIDNDIALVQLNSSVTFSKYIKPVCLAAAGSVFDAGTISWVTGWGKLQSGDTQLPNTLQQVMMPIVSNSDCNRAYFGVNRITSNMICAGFLNQQEKSICSGDSGGPVLSRNGSLWIQSGISSFTSQKCEDPKYPSVFTRVSRYQDWIKSYMGNNTPGFVEFNASSNSNFGSVPNPLLLSLSLTFILIPFTFLLSLLIFKRVVKRNH; encoded by the exons ATGAAGTTTAACACCGCTTTAAGTGTTGCCGGTTTCATCCTTATCTACACAGCAC GTTCGCTCAGCCAGCTAGATG TATGTGGTCGAGCCCCCCTCAACAGCAGGATTGTTGGAGGAACAAATGCGACAGCTGGGTCTTGGCCGTGGCAAGTCAGCATTCATGTTTTCGGCTTAAGACATAACTGTGGCGGGACTCTGATCACCAAAGACTGGGTTTTATCTGCAGCTCACTGCTTCCAGAA CACTGATGTGTCTAAGGTAGTAATGTActttggtcgtctgagacaatCCGGCTCAAACCCTAAAGAGACATCCAGGACAGCGAGTCGAATCATCACCCATCCTAACTATGACAGTTCTGCTATTGACAATGACATAGCACTGGTCCAGCTCAACTCTTCTGTGACCTTCTCTAAATACATTAAGCCGGTCTGTCTGGCGGCGGCTGGTAGTGTATTTGATGCAGGTACAATAAGCTGGGTCACTGGATGGGGCAAGCTACAATCTGGAG ACACCCAGCTTCCTAATACACTGCAGCAGGTGATGATGCCCATTGTGAGCAACAGTGACTGTAATAGGGCTTATTTCGGGGTCAACAGAATCACAAGCAATATGATTTGTGCTGGATTTTTAAATCAGCAAGAGAAAAGTATCTGTTCG GGAGACTCTGGAGGTCCAGTGCTCAGTAGGAACGGTTCCCTGTGGATTCAGTCCGGCATTTCGAGTTTTACTTCACAAAAATGTGAAGACCCCAAATATCCCAGTGTGTTCACCAGAGTTTCTCGGTACCAGGACTGGATCAAGTCTTACATGGGAAACAACACACCCGGATTTGTTGAATTCAATGCATCATCCAACTCCAACTTTGGAAGCGTACCCAACCCACTCTTATTATCCCTTTCTCTCACGTTCATCCTCATTCCTTTCACCTTCTTGCTCTCCCTTCTCATTTTCAAACGAGTGGTCAAACGAAACCACTGA